The genome window CTGCGGGTGGATCTCGCGCGGGCGCTGAACGGCCCGGATCCCCGGTACCGGTTTCATGTGCACGTGGATGCGATCATGTAGTGGTCCGGCGAGCGGCCTGCTGCCGAACCGAAACCTCCACTCGTGGCCCGATGGGACTTTTCAGGAGCCGATCCCGAGTCCCGAGATGTCGTACCAGTCGATGGCCCGCTCGGCGATCCCGTCCGGTCCGGGTGCCCGTTCAACCAGAGCGGCGAACGTCGCACCGAAGAGGTCGTAGCCCAGGAGACGGTCCCGAATCCTGACTGTCCCGGCGTACGCGGTGCCGACCCATACGTCAAGGTACGAGTAGAGGTCGCGGTCGCGCGTGGTGGCGACCCACAGGCGGCCCTCGCTATCGAAATCGAAGGGGATACCCCTGAGGAACCACATCTTGGGGTCTTCGCGATATCCTGCCGCGTATGGCTCCATGGCCGACCGCGCCACCGCAACGCCTCCGGCCGCTTGCGCCATCGTTCCCGACAGCCGCGCCAACCCCTCCAGGTAATCGTCCACATCCCTCTGGTTGGGCAGTTCCTCGACATAGGTAGGCGACGGGACGACCGTGGCCGTGGTGTCATCCCGGTGTTCGAAGAAGACCAGGAGTTCCTGGCACGCACGAAAGACGTAGCCGCCACGGGGATCGGGCCTGCCGAGAATGATCGGACCGCACTCGATTTCGGCTGCTTCCGTGATGCCGGACCGTTCCCACACGACTTCCCCGGATTCGAGGTCGATCTCCATATGGGCGGGTCTCAACATGTCCTCGGGCGACTCGGTCGAGAGTTCCGAGAAATCCATGTTCTTGAAGTGGTCGGTTCCGAAAACCCGTGTTCCCCAAAGCCCGTCGGGAGAAAAAGCGCCTGGCATCGATACGGTGGACTCGTAGGTTCCGTCGGTGGAGAAGAAAGTGAGCCGGTCGAGCCTCAGGTCGACGACTGCGAGAGCTCCATCCGGGCCACGTTCCACGCCCGCCAGCGTCCGGAATTCCCCCGGCCCGTCTCCCTCACGGCCAAACACGCCCACGATTGCGCCTGAGCGCTCGCCGCAGTGGACCTGGAACTCGAAGGAGTTGATGACACAGGCGAGATCTTCGGTGACGAGCGCAATGTCGTCGTTGTAGCTCAGCGGCGCCGGGGACGACGCGACGGGCTCCAGCGTGGTGACCAACTCTTCGCCGGATGGCGCATCACTCGACTGTTGCCAGCATCCGAGCATGGAAGTGGCCAGACAAGCGAGAGCGAAGGCGAGTCTCGGACGCATTTTGGTTCCTGTCAGGGACATTGGCCCCAGGCTGGCGAGGGACGGAGCGAATCGGACAACTATATTGTTAGTAGTGTCCGGCGGGGTGTCAATCGCCACCCACCCCCTCCAACACCCCCACCGCCGCCGCCACCCCCGGCCCCCGGTGCGCGGCGACCTCCACTCCCGCGACCTTCCCCGCCAGCGCCGCCACCGTCTCTCGCGCGATCGCGATTCCCTCCGCGGCGGCATGCTCCGCGCCTCGCCCGTCCGCCCGCCGCATCCGCTCCACCACCCTGTCCGGCAGGACCACGCCCGGCACCTCGTGCTTGAGGAACTCGGCGTGGCGGAGCGAGCCGAGCGGCTGGATCGCGGCCACCACCGGGATCCCAGGGCCACCGCCTCCGTCCCCGGGCCCACCGCCGCCGTCCCCGGGGCCACGGCCGCCGTCCCCGATCCCCGCCAGGAACTCGAGCAGGTGCTCGGCGTCGAAGACCGGCTGCGTCACGGCAAAGTGCGCGCCGGCGTCGACCTTCCAGCGGAAGCGGCCCAGTTCGCGCGCGGGATCGCGGGTGCCCTGGCGGAGCGCCACGCCCACGACGAACCCGGGAGGCGGGCCGATGTCGTTGCCCGACGGATCGACCCCGCGGTTCATCGCGGTGACCACGTTGGTGAGGCCGATCGAGTCCACGTCGACCACGGACCTGTAGTCGGGGTAGGGGGCGGCGCCGGGCGGGTCGCCGGTCAGGAGAAGCACGTTGCGCACGCCGGATGCCGCCGCGCCCAGGAGGTCGCTGATCATGCCGAAGAGCGTGCGGTCGCGGCAGGTGTAGTGCGCCAGCGGCTCGGCCGTGCACGAAGTCCCGATCAGGCCGGCCAGCGCGAGCACGCTCAGGCGGGCGGTGCGGCGATCCTCGTGGATACCGATCACGTCGGCTCCGGCCTCGGCCAGCGCGCGGCAGTCGTCGAGCATCCGCGACGTGTCCCATCCCCGGGGCGGAAGAACCCTGACCATGGTCACGAAGTCACCCCGTGCCAGAAGCCGGCCGAGTTCCGAGCGCGACGCCAGCGGGGGAGGGGACTTGCGCGCAGCTGGCTCGCCCACCGAGCGGACCACCCGGACCGAGGTGCGCTGCGGCTGGATCGCCCCCACCGCGTCGGCGATGCTGCGGATGTGTTCGGGGGTCGTGCCGCAGCAGCCGCCCACGAGCCGCGCGCCTGCCTCGATGGCGCGCCGGGCGTACTGCGCCATGTACCCGGGCTCGCTGACGTAGATCTTCCGGTCGCCGACGGCGCGAGGCAGCCCCGCGTTGGGGACCGCCGCGAGCGGCAGCCGGGTGACCTCGGCCATCCGTTCCAGGCCCTCCAGGATGACCGCGGGCCCCACCGAGCAGTTCAGCCCCACCGCATCGGCGCCCCACGCCTCGGCCGCGCGCGCCGCCTGTCCGGCCGTCGTGCCGTATTCGGTGACGCCGTCCTCGCCCACCGTCACCTGTGCGATCACGGGCAGATCGCAGCGCGCCCGCACCGCGCGGAACGCCTGCCGGAGCTCGACCAGGTCGGCAAACGTCTCAAGCACGAAGCCGTCGACGCCGCCCGCCAGAAGCCCGTCCACCTGCCGTCCGAAGTAGTCGCGCGCCTCTTCCA of Candidatus Palauibacter australiensis contains these proteins:
- a CDS encoding bifunctional homocysteine S-methyltransferase/methylenetetrahydrofolate reductase, translating into MADLREMLAGERVHVMDGAMGTMIYTRGVFLNVCYDELNDTHPDLVEGVHEQYIRAGAEIIETNTFGANPVKLSSHGLDERTEELNALAAGIAVRTASGRAAVAGAIGPLGVRLEPLGPTSLEEARDYFGRQVDGLLAGGVDGFVLETFADLVELRQAFRAVRARCDLPVIAQVTVGEDGVTEYGTTAGQAARAAEAWGADAVGLNCSVGPAVILEGLERMAEVTRLPLAAVPNAGLPRAVGDRKIYVSEPGYMAQYARRAIEAGARLVGGCCGTTPEHIRSIADAVGAIQPQRTSVRVVRSVGEPAARKSPPPLASRSELGRLLARGDFVTMVRVLPPRGWDTSRMLDDCRALAEAGADVIGIHEDRRTARLSVLALAGLIGTSCTAEPLAHYTCRDRTLFGMISDLLGAAASGVRNVLLLTGDPPGAAPYPDYRSVVDVDSIGLTNVVTAMNRGVDPSGNDIGPPPGFVVGVALRQGTRDPARELGRFRWKVDAGAHFAVTQPVFDAEHLLEFLAGIGDGGRGPGDGGGGPGDGGGGPGIPVVAAIQPLGSLRHAEFLKHEVPGVVLPDRVVERMRRADGRGAEHAAAEGIAIARETVAALAGKVAGVEVAAHRGPGVAAAVGVLEGVGGD